From a single Silene latifolia isolate original U9 population chromosome 6, ASM4854445v1, whole genome shotgun sequence genomic region:
- the LOC141588093 gene encoding uncharacterized protein LOC141588093, translated as MIFASWNIRGLNDPLKQKEIFDFLLLNKVDCSAILETRVKGSNAGSIAKKFTSYSLVDNYNAHYNVRIWVMWNPRVVSLTVLSSKAQFIHCAVTHVASQKDLWEDLMNFDASITSPWACLGDFNVVLSTSERVGGVTYPPSVMKDFDDCLDNCRLSDHSATGCYYTWTNNQGNDLKWAKLDRILVNVA; from the exons ATGATCTTTGCTTCTTGGAATATTAGAGGGCTAAATGACCCTCTTAAGCAAAAGGAAATCTTTGATTTCTTGCTGCTCAATAAAGTGGATTGCAGTGCTATTTTGGAAACCCGTGTTAAAGGTTCTAATGCTGGTTCTATTGCTAAAAAGTTTACTAGTTACTCTTTGGTGGATAATTATAATGCTCACTACAATGTTCGTATATGGGTTATGTGGAATCCAAGAGTGGTTTCTTTAACTGTTTTGTCTTCTAAGGCTCAATTTATTCACTGTGCAGTCACTCATGTGGCCTCTCA GAAGGATCTTTGGGAGGATTTAATGAACTTTGATGCTTCAATTACCTCTCCTTGGGCTTGTCTTGGTGACTTTAATGTGGTTCTTTCAACATCTGAACGGGTGGGTGGGGTTACTTATCCTCCTTCTGTTATGAAAGACTTTGATGATTGTTTGGACAATTGTCGGTTAAGTGATCATAGTGCTACTGGTTGCTATTATACTTGGACTAATAATCAAGGAAATGACTTAAAATGGGCCAAATTGGATAGAATCTTAGTTAATGTTGCCTGA